The following proteins are co-located in the Fischerella sp. PCC 9605 genome:
- a CDS encoding cytochrome c oxidase subunit 3 produces the protein MDGYMISEELQLHQTEHVHDEEGNKMFGFVVFLLSESVIFLSFFAGYIVYKITTPNWLPPGIEGLEVVAPAINTVVLVASSFVIYFAERALGRHNLWGFRLYLLATIAMGSYFLFGQAIEWNSLEFGFTSGAFGGMFYLLTGFHGLHVLTGILLQLIILVRSFIPGNYDSGHFGVNATSLFWHFVDVIWIILFILIYIWQ, from the coding sequence ATGGACGGTTATATGATTTCAGAGGAGTTGCAACTGCATCAGACAGAGCATGTTCATGACGAAGAAGGCAATAAGATGTTTGGCTTCGTTGTGTTTTTGCTATCTGAAAGTGTTATTTTTCTCAGCTTTTTCGCTGGATATATTGTTTATAAAATAACAACTCCCAACTGGCTGCCACCTGGTATTGAAGGATTAGAAGTTGTAGCGCCTGCAATTAATACGGTGGTTCTTGTTGCCAGTAGCTTTGTCATCTACTTCGCAGAACGTGCCCTTGGACGTCACAATTTATGGGGTTTTCGCCTGTATCTGTTGGCGACGATCGCGATGGGAAGTTACTTTTTGTTTGGACAGGCAATTGAATGGAATAGCTTGGAATTTGGCTTTACTTCCGGTGCATTTGGTGGGATGTTTTATCTGCTCACTGGTTTCCACGGTTTGCACGTTCTGACTGGCATCTTGTTGCAATTGATTATTTTGGTACGTTCCTTCATTCCAGGTAATTACGATTCTGGTCACTTTGGAGTGAATGCCACTTCGCTGTTTTGGCACTTTGTTGACGTAATTTGGATTATTTTGTTTATTCTGATCTATATATGGCAGTGA
- a CDS encoding carbonic anhydrase — protein MKKLLKGLQEFRANYVPAHRDLLAQLAHGQKPRVMFITCSDSRIDPNLLTQTEIGELFIVRNAGNIIPPYGATNGGEGATIEYAIQALGIEQIIVCGHSQCGAMNGLLHLNKLQEDMPLVYDWLKHAEATRRLVKDSYKNYTDKELLEIAVAENVLTQIENLKTYPSVHSKLYQGKLQIYGWIYYIETGEVMAYDPKTHTYMHPQSQLPDYDANDEPTQTPFVQTSAPPVACEFAHQEALYAEIVGQDGNGASQEPVLTPWLPPEQVQADLSRV, from the coding sequence ATGAAGAAATTACTTAAAGGTTTGCAGGAATTTCGGGCAAATTACGTCCCTGCCCATCGGGACTTGTTAGCACAACTCGCTCATGGTCAAAAGCCGAGAGTAATGTTCATTACTTGTTCTGACTCCCGGATTGACCCTAACCTACTTACCCAGACAGAGATAGGTGAGCTATTCATCGTTCGCAATGCCGGAAACATCATCCCGCCCTACGGAGCAACTAATGGGGGCGAAGGAGCAACGATTGAATATGCCATTCAAGCATTGGGCATCGAGCAAATCATTGTCTGCGGTCACTCCCAGTGCGGTGCAATGAACGGATTGCTACATCTCAACAAGCTTCAAGAAGATATGCCGCTAGTGTATGACTGGCTCAAGCACGCGGAAGCAACTCGTAGACTCGTGAAAGATAGCTACAAAAACTACACCGATAAAGAACTGTTAGAAATTGCGGTTGCGGAGAATGTGCTAACGCAAATCGAAAATTTGAAAACCTATCCATCAGTCCACTCCAAACTGTATCAAGGCAAGCTCCAGATTTACGGCTGGATTTACTACATTGAGACAGGCGAAGTGATGGCTTACGATCCCAAAACCCATACCTACATGCATCCCCAAAGTCAACTGCCTGACTATGATGCTAACGATGAGCCGACCCAAACGCCTTTTGTTCAGACCAGTGCTCCACCTGTTGCCTGCGAGTTCGCTCACCAGGAAGCCCTCTATGCAGAAATTGTTGGGCAAGATGGCAATGGTGCATCCCAAGAGCCTGTTTTGACACCTTGGCTCCCACCCGAACAAGTCCAAGCAGATCTATCGAGGGTCTAG
- a CDS encoding helix-turn-helix transcriptional regulator, whose product MAAVAQISPYHFTRLFKQAMGLTPRQYVIRCRIETAKRLLAKWELSITEISDRLGFTSHSHFTTFFRKHTGITPTAYRRGL is encoded by the coding sequence TTGGCGGCTGTAGCCCAGATCAGTCCCTATCACTTTACTCGGTTATTCAAACAAGCTATGGGGCTTACACCCCGGCAGTATGTGATTCGATGCCGGATTGAAACTGCAAAACGGCTGTTGGCAAAGTGGGAGTTGTCCATTACAGAAATTAGCGATCGCCTGGGATTTACTAGTCACAGTCATTTCACTACGTTCTTTCGCAAACATACTGGCATCACCCCCACCGCTTATCGACGAGGGCTATGA
- a CDS encoding nuclear transport factor 2 family protein, with translation MNTIDRKAEECKLLELDAAFLNAILNHDVTVLERDLPNNFLSIFPDGRVANKAVEIESAKTVELESFATEEVQVHWYGDAIAILNFRLSLTFKGQETRHVRDSHVYLKRNGRWQMIMGQTTPILQL, from the coding sequence ATGAATACAATTGATAGGAAAGCTGAGGAGTGCAAGTTGCTAGAGTTAGACGCTGCATTTCTTAACGCCATTCTTAATCACGATGTCACCGTCCTTGAGCGTGACTTACCCAATAATTTTCTGTCGATATTTCCAGACGGTCGTGTCGCAAACAAAGCAGTAGAAATAGAGAGTGCTAAAACTGTAGAACTTGAATCGTTCGCGACTGAAGAGGTTCAGGTGCATTGGTACGGTGATGCGATCGCTATCCTCAATTTTCGTCTGTCCTTAACATTTAAAGGGCAGGAAACTAGGCATGTCCGTGACTCTCACGTGTATCTGAAACGCAATGGACGCTGGCAGATGATTATGGGTCAAACAACTCCAATCTTGCAACTGTGA
- a CDS encoding nickel-dependent hydrogenase large subunit yields MGIQTLDISPVGRVEGDLDVRVEIEDGHVVNAWTHAELFRGFEVILRGKDPQAGLIVTPRICGICGGSHLTCASWALDTAWETEVPRNAILARNLGQIVETIQSIPRYFYGLFAIDLTNKKYQHSRYYQEAVRRFAAFTGKHYEIGVTISAKPVEIYALLGGQWPHSSYMVPGGVMCAPTLTDITRAWSILEYFRTNWLEPVWLGCSLERYEQIQTYDDFMAWLHENRNHRQSDLGFYWRMGLDIGLDKFGAGVGKYVTWGYLPHEDRYQKPTIAGRNAATIMKSGVYDSYTDTHVLMDHTFARENTTHSWYDEGTGDVHPFDRTTNPTQKNNKDFNNSYSWSTAVRHIEHGRLEAGPLARQLVAGGKHGESWQHYDGFILDVFKRMGGPSVHVRLLSRVHEIVKLYRQAERCLREFELNEPWYIKPKEKDGRGWGATEAARGSLCHWVELEDGKIKNYQVIAPTTWNVGPRDAEEKRGPIEEALIGTPITDPTDPVEVGHVARSFDSCLVCTVHAHDAKTGKELARFRTA; encoded by the coding sequence ATGGGTATTCAAACATTAGACATCTCGCCCGTCGGGAGAGTAGAAGGTGATTTAGATGTGCGAGTCGAAATCGAAGATGGTCACGTAGTCAACGCCTGGACTCATGCCGAACTCTTCCGAGGATTTGAAGTCATTCTGCGTGGCAAAGACCCCCAAGCAGGATTGATTGTTACACCTCGTATTTGCGGTATTTGCGGTGGTTCTCATCTCACTTGTGCATCTTGGGCATTAGATACCGCTTGGGAAACAGAAGTTCCGCGCAATGCGATTTTAGCCAGAAATCTCGGTCAAATAGTCGAAACAATCCAAAGTATACCTCGTTATTTTTACGGTCTATTTGCCATTGATCTGACTAACAAAAAATACCAGCATAGCCGCTACTATCAAGAAGCTGTCCGACGTTTTGCAGCTTTTACTGGTAAACACTACGAAATTGGCGTCACAATTTCTGCTAAACCTGTAGAAATTTACGCCCTCTTGGGTGGTCAATGGCCCCATTCTAGCTACATGGTTCCTGGTGGTGTGATGTGCGCCCCTACCTTAACAGACATTACCCGCGCCTGGTCAATTCTGGAATACTTCCGCACTAATTGGTTAGAACCAGTGTGGTTAGGTTGTTCGCTAGAACGCTACGAACAAATTCAGACCTATGATGACTTCATGGCCTGGTTACATGAAAACCGCAACCATCGCCAGTCTGACCTAGGTTTCTATTGGCGCATGGGTTTAGATATCGGTCTAGATAAATTTGGCGCTGGTGTAGGTAAATACGTCACTTGGGGATATCTACCTCATGAAGATAGATACCAGAAGCCAACAATAGCAGGGCGGAATGCTGCCACGATCATGAAGAGTGGCGTATATGACAGTTACACCGACACTCACGTCTTGATGGATCATACCTTTGCCCGCGAAAATACCACTCACTCTTGGTATGACGAAGGCACAGGAGATGTTCACCCCTTTGACCGTACTACCAACCCCACCCAAAAGAATAACAAAGACTTCAATAACTCCTATTCTTGGTCAACAGCAGTACGCCACATCGAACACGGACGCTTGGAAGCCGGCCCCTTAGCACGGCAATTAGTGGCAGGTGGTAAACATGGTGAATCTTGGCAGCACTACGACGGATTTATCCTAGATGTCTTCAAGCGCATGGGTGGCCCCAGCGTGCATGTGCGCCTACTATCACGAGTTCATGAAATTGTCAAGTTATATCGCCAAGCCGAACGCTGTCTACGCGAGTTCGAACTAAATGAACCCTGGTACATCAAACCGAAAGAAAAAGACGGACGCGGTTGGGGTGCAACAGAAGCAGCGCGAGGTTCATTGTGTCACTGGGTAGAACTAGAAGACGGTAAGATTAAGAATTACCAGGTGATCGCCCCTACGACTTGGAACGTCGGGCCCCGTGACGCTGAAGAAAAACGCGGCCCGATTGAAGAGGCTTTGATAGGTACACCTATTACCGATCCGACCGATCCGGTAGAAGTAGGTCATGTAGCACGGTCATTTGATTCCTGCTTAGTGTGTACCGTTCACGCCCATGATGCGAAGACGGGTAAAGAACTGGCACGTTTCCGCACCGCATAA
- a CDS encoding hydrogenase small subunit, whose translation MTNVLWLQGGACSGNTMSFLNAEEPTVCDLISDFGINLLWHPSLGLELGDNLQAMLWDCALGKIPLDILVFEGTVVNAPNGTGEWNRFAHRPMKNWVSDLAKAAKFVVAVGDCATWGGIPAMAPNPSESQGLQFLKRQKGGFLGADYRSKAGLPVINIPGCPAHPDWITQILVAIATGRIGDITLDELHRPQTFFKTFTQTGCTRNIHFAYKATTAEFGQRKGCLFYDLGCRGPMTHSSCNRILWNRVSSKTRAGMPCLGCTEPEFPFYDLKPGTVFKTQTVMGVPKELPPGVKNKDYALLTLVAKDAAPAWAEEDFFLV comes from the coding sequence ATGACTAACGTATTATGGCTACAAGGTGGTGCCTGTTCCGGCAACACCATGTCATTTTTAAATGCCGAAGAACCAACTGTCTGCGATTTAATTTCTGACTTTGGCATCAACTTACTATGGCATCCCTCTTTGGGATTGGAACTAGGAGACAATCTCCAAGCAATGCTGTGGGATTGCGCCCTCGGCAAAATACCTCTAGATATTTTGGTATTTGAAGGCACGGTAGTTAACGCCCCCAACGGTACGGGAGAATGGAATCGTTTCGCCCACCGTCCGATGAAAAATTGGGTCAGCGACTTAGCAAAAGCTGCTAAATTTGTAGTTGCTGTGGGTGACTGTGCTACCTGGGGTGGAATTCCCGCCATGGCCCCCAACCCCAGTGAATCTCAAGGTTTACAATTTCTCAAGCGCCAAAAAGGTGGTTTTTTAGGGGCAGATTACCGTTCCAAAGCAGGATTGCCCGTAATTAATATTCCCGGATGTCCCGCCCATCCCGACTGGATAACGCAGATATTAGTGGCGATCGCCACCGGTCGCATCGGCGATATTACCCTTGACGAACTCCATCGTCCCCAAACCTTCTTCAAAACCTTTACTCAAACAGGCTGTACTCGCAACATCCACTTTGCCTATAAAGCAACCACCGCCGAATTTGGTCAGCGCAAAGGATGCCTGTTTTATGACTTGGGTTGTCGCGGCCCCATGACTCATTCTTCCTGCAACCGCATCTTGTGGAACCGCGTTTCATCCAAAACCCGTGCTGGAATGCCTTGTTTGGGTTGTACTGAACCAGAATTCCCCTTCTACGATCTCAAACCTGGAACTGTATTTAAGACTCAAACCGTGATGGGAGTTCCCAAAGAATTACCACCAGGAGTGAAGAACAAAGACTACGCCTTACTCACCCTAGTCGCAAAAGATGCTGCACCCGCTTGGGCAGAAGAAGACTTTTTCTTAGTTTAG
- a CDS encoding NifU family protein has protein sequence MTTLEELVQEISCFEAIISEWDESKRCVAIGLKRAIEDLHKEALTRLIKSVKQESMPALRNAVKDEIVYGILLYHELVKPPTLPLRQRVQQALNEVRPSLKSHNGDVELVAVKEPDTVEVRLIGTCSHCPASTLTLSQGIEQAIKAYCPEINNVIAIG, from the coding sequence ATGACTACCCTTGAGGAATTAGTACAAGAAATTAGTTGTTTTGAAGCGATAATATCCGAGTGGGATGAAAGCAAAAGGTGCGTAGCCATAGGATTGAAACGGGCGATCGAAGACTTGCATAAAGAGGCACTAACTCGCTTAATTAAAAGTGTGAAACAAGAATCAATGCCAGCTTTGCGTAATGCCGTTAAAGATGAAATAGTCTACGGAATTTTGCTTTATCACGAATTAGTAAAGCCGCCAACACTACCTTTAAGACAACGTGTTCAACAAGCATTGAATGAAGTTCGTCCTAGTTTGAAAAGCCATAATGGTGATGTGGAATTAGTAGCAGTGAAAGAACCGGATACAGTAGAAGTGAGATTAATTGGCACTTGTAGTCATTGTCCGGCTTCCACGTTAACTTTATCTCAAGGAATTGAACAGGCAATTAAGGCATATTGTCCGGAAATTAATAACGTCATCGCGATAGGATAA
- the hypF gene encoding carbamoyltransferase HypF — translation MTAEEIRVRGTVQGVGFRPTVYRLAKACGLCGDVCNDGEGVLIRVSGTDAAIEEFVKRLQQECPPLAKINELTRNRCDGKFSFNDFVISHSVSSAVKTEIAPDAATCPQCQQEIFDFYSRWYRYPFTNCTHCGPRLSIIRTIPYDRCNTSMAAFSMCPECAKEYNDVENRRFHAQPIACHICGPKAWLERADGKPITASMFSMLDDIDAVCTLLQKGEIVAIKGIGGIHLACDATNETAVQKLRQRKQRYHKPFALMARDIEIIAQYCTISDKERELLLSPAAPIVLMRVKEIKEQRGITSLPISPSVALGQNTLGFMLPYTPLHHLILKRMNRPIVLTSGNLSDEPQCIDNDEAREKLGQIADYFLLHNREIVNRVDDSVVRVVCDQVRMIRRARGYAPAPINLPSGFHDVPQILAMGGELKNTFCLIRDGQAILSQHLGDLENAAAFTAYQDILNLYLNLFEHKPEAIAIDKHPEYLSTKLGKELAAANQIKLYPIQHHHAHIAACMAENHLPLDSPPVLGIALDGLGYGEDNTLWGGEFLLANYQTFQRLVKFKPVAMIGGEQAIYQPWRNTYAQLISAFSWEYLKNKYGTLEIIKFLEQKPLNLLNQLNLKRINSPLASSVGRLFDAVAAAIGICREECSYEGQAAIEMEALVDASSLNNNEEKLNYSFDIAILDNIYCIDPRPMWQALLVDLQQQIPQRIMAAKFHTGLAKAIVEMVNHLCQENLIKNIVLTGGVFQNSILLDQVSKHLETLGLNILSHSLVPCNDGSLSLGQAIIAAVQILSE, via the coding sequence ATGACTGCTGAAGAAATTAGAGTTCGCGGTACTGTTCAAGGAGTAGGATTTCGCCCTACTGTTTATCGACTGGCGAAAGCTTGTGGATTGTGCGGTGATGTTTGTAATGACGGTGAAGGTGTCTTAATTCGCGTATCTGGGACTGATGCAGCTATAGAAGAATTTGTGAAAAGATTGCAACAAGAATGTCCTCCGTTAGCAAAAATTAATGAACTAACACGCAACCGCTGTGATGGGAAATTTTCTTTCAATGATTTTGTGATTTCTCACAGTGTTAGTAGTGCGGTAAAAACAGAAATTGCCCCTGACGCTGCGACTTGTCCGCAATGCCAACAAGAAATCTTCGACTTCTATAGCCGCTGGTATCGCTATCCCTTCACTAATTGTACGCATTGCGGCCCCCGCCTGAGTATTATTCGTACCATTCCTTATGACCGTTGCAACACCAGCATGGCTGCGTTTTCTATGTGTCCGGAGTGCGCTAAAGAATATAACGATGTTGAAAATCGCCGCTTTCATGCCCAACCTATAGCTTGTCATATTTGTGGCCCCAAAGCATGGTTAGAACGTGCTGATGGTAAACCAATTACAGCTTCAATGTTTTCCATGCTGGATGATATCGATGCTGTGTGTACCTTGTTGCAAAAAGGTGAAATTGTCGCCATTAAAGGCATAGGTGGAATTCATCTCGCTTGCGATGCAACGAATGAAACTGCTGTGCAAAAACTACGCCAGCGCAAGCAACGGTATCACAAACCTTTTGCTTTGATGGCGCGGGACATTGAGATAATTGCACAATACTGCACTATCAGCGACAAGGAAAGAGAATTACTGCTAAGTCCCGCCGCGCCGATTGTATTGATGCGGGTAAAGGAAATAAAGGAACAAAGAGGAATTACTTCTCTCCCCATCTCCCCATCAGTCGCACTAGGGCAAAATACCCTCGGCTTCATGCTACCTTATACACCCTTGCATCACTTAATTCTCAAACGGATGAATCGCCCAATTGTCCTAACTAGTGGGAATCTTTCTGATGAACCGCAATGCATTGATAATGATGAAGCACGAGAAAAATTAGGGCAAATTGCTGATTATTTTCTTTTACATAATCGGGAGATTGTTAACCGCGTAGATGATTCAGTGGTGCGGGTAGTTTGCGATCAAGTACGAATGATTCGCCGTGCCAGAGGATATGCACCAGCACCAATTAATTTACCATCTGGGTTTCATGATGTTCCCCAAATTTTAGCAATGGGCGGCGAGTTAAAAAATACCTTTTGTTTAATCCGAGATGGACAAGCAATTTTATCTCAGCATTTGGGAGATTTAGAAAACGCTGCCGCTTTTACTGCTTATCAAGATATCCTCAATTTATACTTGAATTTATTCGAGCATAAACCAGAAGCGATCGCCATCGATAAACACCCTGAATATCTATCAACAAAACTTGGCAAAGAACTAGCAGCGGCAAATCAAATCAAACTCTACCCCATTCAACACCATCACGCCCATATTGCTGCTTGCATGGCAGAAAATCATCTGCCTCTTGATTCACCACCTGTGTTAGGTATCGCTTTAGATGGTTTAGGTTATGGTGAAGATAACACACTCTGGGGTGGAGAATTTTTATTAGCAAATTATCAGACTTTTCAGCGACTAGTAAAATTTAAGCCAGTGGCAATGATTGGTGGAGAACAAGCAATTTATCAACCTTGGCGTAACACCTATGCTCAATTAATTTCAGCTTTTAGTTGGGAATATTTAAAAAATAAATATGGCACTTTAGAAATAATCAAATTTTTAGAACAAAAGCCATTAAACCTTCTTAACCAACTTAATTTAAAAAGAATCAACTCACCCTTAGCTTCTTCAGTGGGACGATTGTTTGATGCTGTCGCCGCTGCTATCGGTATTTGCCGAGAAGAATGTAGCTATGAAGGACAAGCAGCAATTGAAATGGAAGCTTTAGTCGATGCCAGTAGCTTAAATAATAATGAAGAAAAACTAAATTATTCTTTTGATATTGCCATTTTAGATAATATTTACTGTATAGACCCTCGACCAATGTGGCAAGCCTTACTAGTTGACTTGCAGCAGCAAATTCCACAAAGAATCATGGCTGCGAAATTTCACACAGGTTTGGCTAAAGCTATAGTTGAGATGGTTAACCATCTGTGTCAAGAAAATCTAATCAAAAATATCGTTTTAACAGGAGGAGTTTTTCAAAATAGTATCTTGTTAGACCAGGTTAGCAAACACCTAGAAACCTTGGGCTTAAATATACTATCTCACAGCTTAGTTCCTTGTAACGATGGCAGTTTATCACTTGGTCAAGCAATAATTGCAGCAGTTCAAATTCTCAGCGAATAA
- a CDS encoding HypC/HybG/HupF family hydrogenase formation chaperone: protein MCLGIPGQIIEITDTNNKLAIVNVAGVKRQVNIACIIDDQHPPESCVGDWVLVHVGFAMNRINEKEAAETLQLLQEIAEVMVTG, encoded by the coding sequence ATGTGCTTAGGCATACCCGGTCAAATCATCGAAATAACAGACACTAATAACAAACTAGCAATTGTCAACGTTGCTGGTGTCAAACGTCAAGTTAATATTGCTTGTATTATTGATGATCAACATCCTCCTGAATCTTGCGTTGGCGACTGGGTGTTAGTTCATGTTGGCTTTGCCATGAACCGCATTAACGAAAAAGAAGCAGCGGAAACATTACAGCTACTGCAAGAAATTGCAGAAGTAATGGTAACTGGTTAG
- the hypD gene encoding hydrogenase formation protein HypD, with protein sequence MKYVDEFRDPSKAEALLWQIEKLSNLLGKNIKIMEVCGGHTHSIFKYGIEEVLPKAIELIHGPGCPVCVMPKGRLDDAIAIAQNPNVIFATFGDAMRVPGSKTSLLQAKAQGADIRMVYSPLDSLKIAKENPNKEVVFFALGFETTAPSTAFTILQAAAENINNFSMFCNHVLVIPALEALLDNPDLQLDGFVGPGHVSMVIGTDPYQFISQHYHKPIVISGFEPLDILQSIWMLLRQLVENRCEVENQYNRLVEKGGNQIALTAMNKVFAVRENFDWRGLGDIPYSGLKIRPEYAKFDAELKFTIPNLKVADHKACQCGEILKGVLKPWQCKVFGTACTPETPIGTCMVSSEGACAAYYKYGRFSQVAKDIGVEKEGVGV encoded by the coding sequence ATGAAATATGTAGATGAATTTCGCGATCCTTCTAAAGCTGAGGCATTACTTTGGCAAATAGAAAAATTGTCCAACCTGTTGGGCAAGAATATCAAAATTATGGAAGTGTGCGGCGGTCATACCCATTCTATATTTAAATATGGTATTGAAGAAGTCCTACCCAAAGCAATTGAATTAATTCACGGGCCTGGTTGTCCGGTGTGCGTAATGCCAAAGGGTAGGTTAGATGATGCGATCGCGATCGCCCAAAATCCCAACGTCATCTTTGCTACCTTTGGCGATGCAATGCGGGTTCCTGGTTCCAAAACAAGCCTGTTGCAAGCCAAAGCCCAAGGCGCAGATATTCGTATGGTGTACTCGCCACTGGATAGTCTCAAAATCGCCAAAGAAAATCCTAACAAAGAAGTTGTATTTTTTGCCTTAGGTTTTGAAACTACAGCCCCCAGTACTGCTTTTACCATCCTACAAGCAGCAGCGGAAAATATTAATAACTTCAGCATGTTTTGCAATCACGTCCTCGTGATTCCTGCTTTAGAAGCATTGTTGGATAATCCTGATTTACAACTAGATGGATTTGTCGGGCCTGGTCATGTCAGTATGGTAATTGGCACTGACCCTTATCAGTTTATTTCCCAACACTATCACAAGCCAATTGTGATTTCGGGATTTGAACCTTTAGACATTCTCCAATCAATTTGGATGCTGTTAAGGCAATTAGTAGAAAATCGCTGCGAGGTCGAAAACCAATATAACAGATTGGTGGAGAAGGGGGGAAATCAAATCGCGCTTACTGCTATGAATAAAGTGTTTGCAGTGCGAGAAAATTTTGATTGGCGTGGCTTGGGTGATATACCCTATTCGGGATTAAAAATTCGTCCTGAATATGCCAAGTTCGATGCAGAATTGAAGTTTACTATTCCAAATCTTAAAGTCGCCGATCATAAAGCTTGTCAGTGTGGAGAAATTCTCAAGGGTGTGTTGAAGCCTTGGCAATGCAAGGTATTTGGCACAGCTTGCACTCCAGAAACACCAATTGGAACTTGTATGGTGTCTTCTGAAGGTGCTTGTGCAGCTTATTACAAATATGGTCGCTTTTCTCAGGTGGCGAAGGATATAGGGGTTGAGAAAGAAGGAGTAGGGGTTTAG
- a CDS encoding tautomerase family protein, producing MPFITVQIAKGHSIEKKRQLVQAITDALVSTMGTKPEWVTVHIDEFERENWSVGGVLHVDKHSGRHVEKGV from the coding sequence ATGCCATTTATTACTGTTCAAATTGCTAAAGGTCATTCTATAGAAAAGAAACGGCAACTAGTGCAAGCAATTACTGATGCACTAGTTTCTACTATGGGTACCAAACCAGAGTGGGTGACAGTACATATCGATGAATTTGAACGGGAGAATTGGAGCGTAGGGGGTGTTTTGCATGTTGATAAACATAGTGGTAGGCACGTTGAAAAAGGTGTATAA
- the hypE gene encoding hydrogenase expression/formation protein HypE, with amino-acid sequence MKIYSANSSQNTLFQNIEKIRRRRGKVHDTNITLAHGSGGKAMRDLIDDIFVSNFDNPILSQLEDQAAFNLGSLLEQGDRLAFTTDSYVVDPLFFPGGDIGELAVNGTINDLAVSGARPLYLTCSVILEEGLSIETLRRVAISMKSAANKAGIQIVTGDTKVVHRGAADKLFINTAGIGVIRAGVSISAHNIQAGDVVIINGELGNHGTAILIARGELALESNIESDCQPLHSLVETILDVCPEVHAMRDATRGGLATVLNEFALSSDVAIRLDESSIPIREEVKGVCEILGLDPLYLANEGKLVVVVGREHADTVLSAMKSHPDGKDACIIGEVISSPAGVVLLKTIFGAERIVDMLVGDQLPRIC; translated from the coding sequence ATGAAAATTTACTCTGCTAATTCCTCCCAAAATACTCTCTTTCAAAATATCGAAAAAATCCGCCGTCGTCGGGGAAAAGTACACGATACTAACATCACTCTCGCACATGGTAGTGGTGGCAAAGCGATGCGCGATTTAATCGATGATATTTTTGTCAGTAATTTTGATAATCCGATTCTTTCACAATTAGAAGACCAAGCAGCTTTTAATTTAGGGAGTCTCCTTGAACAGGGAGATAGACTTGCTTTCACCACTGATTCCTATGTTGTAGACCCTTTATTTTTTCCTGGCGGTGATATAGGAGAATTAGCTGTTAATGGCACTATCAATGATTTAGCAGTGAGTGGTGCTAGACCATTATATCTTACCTGTAGCGTCATTTTAGAAGAAGGATTATCAATAGAAACATTGCGACGTGTCGCTATCAGCATGAAATCTGCTGCGAATAAAGCAGGCATACAAATTGTTACTGGTGACACAAAAGTCGTGCATCGCGGTGCAGCCGATAAATTGTTTATTAATACAGCGGGTATTGGCGTAATTCGTGCAGGCGTTTCTATTTCTGCCCATAATATTCAAGCTGGAGATGTAGTAATTATTAATGGTGAATTGGGCAATCATGGCACAGCAATTTTAATTGCCCGTGGTGAATTAGCATTAGAATCTAATATTGAAAGTGATTGTCAGCCGTTACATAGTTTAGTAGAAACTATCCTTGATGTGTGTCCCGAAGTTCATGCTATGCGAGATGCTACACGCGGCGGTTTAGCCACAGTATTAAATGAATTTGCCCTCAGTTCTGATGTAGCAATCCGCCTTGATGAATCATCTATCCCAATCAGAGAAGAAGTAAAAGGCGTTTGCGAAATATTAGGTTTAGATCCCTTGTATTTGGCAAATGAAGGTAAATTAGTCGTGGTTGTAGGACGCGAACACGCTGATACTGTCTTATCAGCAATGAAATCTCACCCAGACGGAAAAGATGCTTGTATTATCGGTGAAGTTATTTCCTCACCAGCAGGTGTTGTTTTGTTAAAAACTATTTTTGGTGCTGAACGCATTGTTGATATGCTTGTTGGCGACCAACTGCCACGAATTTGTTAG